One Anolis carolinensis isolate JA03-04 chromosome 5, rAnoCar3.1.pri, whole genome shotgun sequence DNA segment encodes these proteins:
- the cpeb2 gene encoding cytoplasmic polyadenylation element-binding protein 2, with translation MGLHFLEDTCRSSLFPIDDVLLEDGHTDQVGVINSPACYSTHQNGERIERFSRKVFVGGLPPDIDEDEITASFRRFGPLVVDWPHKAESKSYFPPKGYAFLLFQEESSVQVLIDACIEEDGKLYLCVSSPTIKDKPVQIRPWNLSDSDFVMDGSQPLDPRKTIFVGGVPRPLRAVELAMIMDRLYGGVCYAGIDTDPELKYPKGAGRVAFSNQQSYIAAISARFVQLQHGDIDKRVEVKPYVLDDQMCDECQGARCGGKFAPFFCANVTCLQYYCEFCWANIHSRAGREFHKPLVKEGADRPRQIHFRWN, from the exons ATGggcctccatttcttggaagacacct GTCGTTCTTCCCTCTTTCCAATAGATGATGTCTTGCTAGAAGATGGTCATACAGATCAAGTGGGTGTGATAAATTCCCCTGCTTGTTATTCTACTCATCAGAATGGAGAGCGAATAGAACGTTTTTCTCGAAAGGTGTTTGTTGGTGGTCTTCCTCCAGACATTGATGAAG ATGAAATTACTGCTAGCTTCAGACGATTTGGACCTCTTGTAGTTGATTGGCCCCACAAAGCAGAAAGCAAATCATATTTTCCACCTAAAG GTTACGCATTCCTCCTTTTCCAAGAGGAGAGTTCTGTTCAAGTACTGATTGATGCCTGCATAGAAGAAGATGGAAAGCTTTATCTGTGTGTTTCTAGCCCCACTATCAAGGATAAGCCA GTTCAGATCCGTCCTTGGAATTTAAGTGATAGTGACTTTGTGATGGATGGTTCACAGCCTCTTGATCCTCGAAAAaccatttttgttggtggtgtccCCAGACCATTGCGAGCTG TGGAATTGGCCATGATAATGGACCGTCTCTATGGTGGAGTTTGTTATGCAGGAATTGATACAGATCCTGAACTAAAGTACCCAAAAGGTGCTGGGCGAGTTGCTTTTTCCAATCAACAGAGCTACATTGCTGCCATTAGTGCTCGGTTTGTTCAGCTTCAACATGGTGATATTGATAAACGA GTGGAGGTAAAGCCATATGTGTTGGATGATCAGATGTGTGATGAATGCCAGGGAGCACGATGTGGTGGAAAGTTTGCTCCCTTTTTTTGTGCCAATGTCACTTGCCTGCAGTATTACTGTGAGTTTTGCTGGGCAAACATCCACTCTCGGGCAGGACGTGAATTCCATAAGCCATTGGTTAAGGAGGGAGCTGACCGCCCACGCCAGATCCACTTCCGCTGGAACTGA